The Streptomyces durmitorensis genome contains the following window.
CCCATGGTTCTGCCCGAAGCCGATGCCGTGCAGGATCGCCTCCTCGCGCGGCACCCCGTGGTCGGCCAGCGCCCGCAGGTAGCCGGCGACACGGTCCTCGCCCGTGGTGTGTCCCGGCTGGTAGCCGATCAGGGCTATCTTGCGGTGGCCCGCGCCGAGCAGATGGCTCGTGATCGCGTACGCGCCCGCCTCGTTGTCGTACTCGACGACCAGCGCGGGCACGTCCGGCGCCGGCGCGGGACGCCCGCACAGGATGAGGCGGGAGCCCGCCGCCGCCAGCGCCTCCGCGTACCGCGCCATCCGCTCGCGGTACTCGTCGTCCTCGATGACACCGCCCACCAGGACCACCGCCTCGGCGGCCTGTTCGCGCATCATCTGCACCAGCGCCAGCTCGCGGGCCGGATCGCTGTTCGTCGACGCGACCAGGGTGAGCCTGCCGCGCTGGGCGGCCTCCATCTCCACGCCCTGCGCGACATGGGCGTAGAAGGAGCTCACCAGCTCGAACATGAGCACCGCGATCGTCTTGCGGCCCGCGCCCGCCA
Protein-coding sequences here:
- a CDS encoding LacI family DNA-binding transcriptional regulator, translating into MGERVTIRDVAARAGVSVATVSRVLAGNYPTSTASRAKVLRAVKDLDYVANAHARALAGAGRKTIAVLMFELVSSFYAHVAQGVEMEAAQRGRLTLVASTNSDPARELALVQMMREQAAEAVVLVGGVIEDDEYRERMARYAEALAAAGSRLILCGRPAPAPDVPALVVEYDNEAGAYAITSHLLGAGHRKIALIGYQPGHTTGEDRVAGYLRALADHGVPREEAILHGIGFGQNHGYEAIMDLLKKADGKPDFTAVFAGDDRVAAATMIALREYGLRVPEDISVVGYNDDPVAADITPGLTTVHIPAEEMGRTAVRLALAGAPRAGQERHLLGTHIVIRESVRGLRGSRGATS